In the Malus domestica chromosome 16, GDT2T_hap1 genome, one interval contains:
- the LOC103416810 gene encoding uncharacterized GPI-anchored protein At3g06035-like: MASPLRLLLLPLLLSCIVLLSHQVKCDGVDEEDSLLQGINTYRTATLNLMALTKNANAECLADEIAEQFKNQPCTNTTGSNTVPGTEPNFPDYPKLLAKCHLNVSNTRDGVIMPACVPSLVPSLVLTNFTKSQYSDKLNDTKFTGIGIGSEDNWIVVVLTTSTPEGSFVTAQSSPDAQDSTGSASKISLVPYLLFLLMGFIFHL; the protein is encoded by the exons ATGGCGTCTCCGCTGCGTCTCCTCCTTCTCCCACTATTACTTTCCTGCATTGTTTTGTTGAGCCACCAGGTCAAATGCGATGGAG TAGATGAAGAAGATAGTCTTCTTCAAGGCATCAACACCTATAGGACTGCCACCTTGAACCTAATGGCCCTTACAAAGAATGCCAACGCAGAGTGCCTTGCTGATGAGATAGctgagcaattcaaaaatcaaccCTGTACAAACACCACAGGCTCCAACACAGTACCAGGCACTGAACCTAATTTCCCCGACTACCCAAAACTTTTAGCCAAATGCCATTTGAATGTCTCTAACACAAGAGATGGGGTCATAATGCCTGCTTGCGTTCCCAGCCTCGTTCCTAGTCTGGTCCTTACCAACTTCACAAAGTCTCAGTACTCGGATAAACTTAACGACACCAAGTTTACTGGAATTGGAATTGGCTCTGAAGATAACTGGATTGTTGTTGTTCTGACCACCAGCACACCAGAAGGAAGCTTTGTGACTGCACAAAGTTCACCAGATGCACAAGATTCCACCGGTTCTGCTTCCAAGATCAGTTTGGTTCCCTACTTGCTATTTCTACTAATGGGTTTTATCTTTCATTTGTAA
- the LOC103403859 gene encoding peroxisomal adenine nucleotide carrier 1-like, whose amino-acid sequence MGFDLESVAEATSGAIGALVSTTILYPLDTCKTKYQAEVRAQHQQKYRNISDVLWEAISTRQVLSLYQGLGTKNFQSFISQFIYFYGYSFFKRLYLEKSGNKNMGTRANLIVAAAAGACTVIVTQPLDTASSKMQTSEFGKSKGLWKMLSEGTWIEAFDGLGISLLLTSNPSIQYTVFDQLKQRLLRGQLRKRTGTESSPEALSAFSAFILGAVSKCIASCLTYPAIRCKVMIQAAEEDEEGSNGAQSESQKSQKTVSGAFYAIWKREGPLGFFKGLQAQILKTVLSSALLLMIKEKITKTTWVLLLALRRYLFVNKSRLKSA is encoded by the exons ATGGGATTTGATCTGGAATCAGTTGCAGAGGCAACTTCAGGCGCCATTGGAGCTCTGGTCAGCACCACCATCTTGTACCCTCTCGACACCTGCAAGACCAAGTACCAAGCTGAAGTCCGAGCTCAGCATCAGCAGAAATACAG GAACATTTCTGATGTTTTATGGGAAGCAATTTCTACCCGTCAGGTGCTTTCTTTATACCAGGGCCTTGGGACAAAGAACTTTCAGTCCTTTATTTCACAGTTCATCTACTTCTATGGATACAGTTTTTTTAAGAGGTTATACTTGGAGAAAAGTGGAAATAAAAACATGGGAACAAGAGCAAACTTGATTGTTGCAGCTGCTGCCGGGGCTTGTACAGTCATAGTAACACAG CCCTTGGATACTGCATCCTCAAAGATGCAGACAAGTGAGTTTGGAAAATCCAAAGGACTCTGGAAGATGCTTTCGGAGGGAACTTGGATTGAGGCATTTGATGGTCTCGGCATATCTCTTCTTTTGACATCTAACCCATCTATCCAG TACACAGTATTTGATCAGCTGAAACAAAGACTTCTGAGGGGGCAGCTGAGAAAAAGAACAGGTACAGAGTCATCTCCAGAAGCCCTTTCTGCCTTTTCTGCTTTCATATTGGGTGCCGTCTCAAAGTGTATTGCGTCCTGCTTGACATACCCAGCCATCAG GTGCAAGGTCATGATTCAAGCtgcagaagaagatgaagagggcAGCAACGGAGCTCAAAGCGAATCTCAAAAGTCCCAAAAGACAGTTTCAGGTGCATTTTATGCCATTTGGAAACGAGAGGGACCGTTGGGTTTCTTCAAAGGATTACAGGCGCAGATACTGAAAACTGTGCTGAGCTCGGCATTGCTTTTGATGATAAAGGAAAAGATCACAAAGACAACATGGGTCCTATTGCTTGCTCTAAGGAGGTATTTGTTTGTGAACAAGAGCAGATTAAAGAGCGCTTGA